CTCTTGTTGGTGCTAAAACTAAGACAATGGGACCATCCCCATGTGCTGAAAAAGCAGCAAACACATCCATCATACCATAATAAAATGTAAACATAGCATCTGACAGATTAGCCAGGGAATCCAATACATACCCAATCGAGGTTGTGCATTGACATGCACTAAAGCAGGAAGCAGATACGACAAAGTTTTACCCGAGCCAGTCTCAGCAATGCCAATTAAGTCTCTACCCTTAAGAGCCATGGGCCAACCCTGAGCCTGAATTGGGGTGGGCTCCGCAAAACCCAGATTGGCAATAACCTCAAGGCAGTAATCTGACACGAAAAACAACATAACATCCAATCAGATAAAGGAATCAAAGAAGTGACATCAACAAGCAAAATGAGCAATGCAAGAGCATAAACAAGTAAAATACCAGGAAAATTCGCCTCATGAAACATCCTTACAGGCTTCGGCACATCGTTCCCTTGCACGGTGATCTCTCTACTGGCACGGTAATGcaaaacttcttgctcagacaTGGCCCTCACTGCAGGGCACTCAACATAGAAGTTCTTCTCAAAAGGGACCAAATTCTTAAAATCCTGCTTTGGAAGTGCAATGTTGTTCAAATCATCCCTAGAAGAACCACCACCGTGTCTGCCTCCTCTCCCGGAGCCCCTAAAACCGTGAGCTCCGGCTCTACCGCCCCCGCCGCCGCCACCACCACGACCTCTTCCACCACCGCTACGACCCATTCTATCACTCACATGACCATAGCCCGCTCTGCCACCGCCTCGACCTACATTAAAGCCTCCGGAAGGAGGCACAAAGGGTGGGACCGGAGCAACGGGTGCGGATCGGAACCCGTTGGGTCCAGGGACGCCGTAGGAAACCGCGCCGCCGCGGCCGACGAAAGACGGCGGCGGAATAGGTCCAACGAAATCACTatcagaagaaaacaataaaaacgaGTTGGTTTTCGTTCAACGAATTGCAAACAGAAGCatgagaataataataaaatcaacaaaCATACGTACCTACGACGGCCGCGAAAAGAAGAGGCGTCAGAATATCTGCTGTCGTAGGGGTTCATCTTTTTAGGGTTTCGAAAAATTCCCAAATTGGGAGGGCGATGAATTTGGGTGGGAGAAATGAATGAATATGAGGGAGGGAGTTGGGAACAGCCGCGCCCACGTTTGCTACAATTTGACAATGACGGAAAGAGACTCCATTCTTTTACTTATTCACACCTCCATTGAATCTACTCTCACCACCCCCACCGTTCAATTCTCCTGCATTTGTGCGCCAATTATTTATTGTGACATTTTCTTAGTGAATGTTAATGATCTCTCactttttatgattatttaaaacttattaaaaatcactcatttttatagttttaatgactttttcttgtttaagaGAGTGAGACCTATTAACAGAGAATGTTATACAAAAGAATACAAGAGAGtgttgttaatatttttcaaaaaataataaataaaaataaattcatttaatatattttttcaacattATACAGTATTATTGCAAAATAACTACACATTTATAGAGGGCTTCTGTGGTAAGTTGCGAAAGAGAGTCTTcaaaaaaatgtattgtgaATGATAACTACTTACAAACATTGTATTgctcaaatgaataaaaattcaaacaaaataacaaaatcaattgaaaaatGTGTACGTGGACGAGTAACCACtatttaacaaaatatcatGTTTTTTCCCCCATCACTCTCCTCCACCTTATTCCCCCTCTCCCTTTACCATTGCAATTCACTGATTTCTTAACATATAAATCATTTAATTGTGTATGTGAAACTTTTTTAAGTGTATATTAGTGGTTAGTTTTATGTTAGGAAAGAGATTTGAAACCaccatttcttctccttttttcttcaattttttttatttctttttcaagtATCAAATAaatcttatatcttataattttgtgtaaaaaagagagagaagcttTAGGTTGAGGttgaaaaagtaaaacatataaaaaaaagttaggttAAAATATGTTGGTGATTCCTTAtaaatatttagattttatgtttgtttcactaaaaaaatcatttttgctctcttataaaatcaaaaaattgtttttttgtccttaacatttttttagttcctaataaaatataaattttatatttattccttaataaaaaatctcatttattattatccttttgaaaaagactaataacaaatatatattttttatcagaaaataaatacaaaaaatttactaatttatcataaattaaaaacatgataaaaaatcaaattattttttattaggaactcaatgcaaagaaaaaatttaatgaagaacaaacacaaaattcaattatttattaaggattaaaagtatattttagtaaaaaaattataactaattttgtttttagtattttttttaattttaattaaattcttaactaaaatgttgattttaaataaacttataaacAAACCTTTAGCATCTTGGTTACACCTAATTTTAAACAAACTCCTAACAAAATGCTAATTTTGTTTAGACAAGTCAACGCACATTTGTGCAAGTATAAAAACTTCTAGGAGTGCCTTGtcgatgctgcccaagcaactCCACCAAACATGAGACATCCTTTGCTTGTAGTGATAGGTACAGACAtaagttatatattaattttatatatgatatataaaagaagtcaatttcaattattttaatttttatttaaaatcaaaataaaagaaaatatcagaGAGTAAATAAACATTAGAGTACTTGGTAATTACAATTGTACCCatcttttatcaattatttttttttcaaatatatcttttaagagagataatCAAACACTAAAAAACTGATATCTCTTAATGAAAATTCTAACATGATTCACAATATTGTGAAAGATTATTggtatttattacttttttatctttaatcaaaTATGTTAGTTGATATCGTAATTTAATATCtgtattccaaaaaaaataacttcattgtaatttaaattaaataaagctGTTTATAaagtttacaaaataataataatataataatataaattgtgtAACTAATATCTTTTAAATAGAAATTCCCTCATATCCATTCTACAGCGGAATTCACAATACTTTTATTCCCGAAAATTCATAATATGATGGATATGATATGAGTTCTCTAAGACATTAAGATCCCACTGTTACTTTAGGTCTATGGTTTTTGGGACCATTTACTTCCTCATGATTGAAAGTTGTAACATGATTTCTAAAGCTTGCTTCATTCAGCACACAACGCTGgacaattcaaattcaaactacTTGAGCAGTTGACCCTCTGCTCGCTTTGGCTAGCTTGAGAAATGTGCTAGCAACTACCATTGTCTTCTCTCACCCATCCTGTAAGCAAGGGAAGGGAGATTACAGAGTGAGAGATTATAAAACTAACCAAAACACCcaaccaaataaaattaaaaagtacaaacataattactaaatGTTGGCCATGTTAATCTCTAATGACTTAAATATCTTAAAGATATCTTATACATGATCAAATTTTGTTTgagtttctaataattttttcattattttaagttCATGATATattaaagtttttgtttttgttttgaatttgtattCTTAATTAAACAATGACGTGACActaattaataatgttaaaaaaatcaaattttaaaatgatatattatcaCTTAACTAatgattgaaaacaaaatttttaatatatcaaaaattcaaaacaataaaaaaatttattaagaactgcagacaaaatcaataatttatcaGGTAACTTAAACATGTTTAATATATCTCTAATTGGTATAAATTATACTCAAGGCTACTATGTGCACTTTTGCAATCAAATTAGTCTAACTTGCCAATGTGTAGATGCAATTTCTTTCATGCAGTGCTGAAATCTATACCTTCCCCCATACAACAGAAGTACAAGAGTTTAGAGAGAAGATCAATAGTTGACAGAACTTGCCTGAAAAGCACATGCACTGAAAGAAGTTGTTTTTCGAGTGACTTTTATTTTGCGATGCTAGGCCATAGGATACCAAGCCATCCATGTAAGGGTCAGACACTAACACCTCGCCGTTATAAACCAAGGTAACTTCACAGGAACTCGGTGCATGTTTCTTTACGAACTCTCCTTTGCTCAATTTGTTCTTGCGCCTattcaaaataacaaattagAGAAGATAAACAATCTTTAACCTTAAGCAAATCCTTGTGACATTGTCTTATCAAGGACACTTTcttctaaaacaaaattatagttGCATTGCTTGTTAAGCAGAACAATCCTTACTAAGGATGAAATTttacaccctttgtcatccattTGTGAATGAAACCCAAGTAGTGATAGCATACCGTGTGTAGGGTAGCTTTTTGATTCCGATGACAATGTTGGTTATGTTGAGAATAGAGATGAGGTCCAGAATTGCTTTTTCTGTGTCATTGCTTTCCAGGAGCAACGTTTCTGCAGTTACCTGGGAGAGGAAAAAAACACGGAGACAAATAGGTAgggataacaaaaaatatagaattagaTTAATTTTAGCATGTGGTTTGTGGTCTAACTCTAGAGATATCATAATGTAATCAAGTCAGTAGTACCTTGGCTTCATTACTCATCTGAATGTACTTTTGCAAAAGATCCTTCCTCTTGTTGTTCACCTCATTCACGTATATTCCCACTTGTTGCTGGGTCAGTTTACTTCTTTCAAACTTACCAACTATCAGATATGTCATTACCACCGAGCACATATCATTTGaggtttgaattttgaaattcagTGTTGGTTTAGATGTATTGTTGATAGACAATGCACAATTTTGATATACTCATGCTACAATTTATATGCAAAACCATTTAATTGAACTGTAATGGCAGAAATTGATATCCCATCATGACACACCACAAACTAATTAAGTCGAGTTTCCTTCGCAATCTCACCAGTAGTAAACATCATACAAcccaaaataatgtaaattttttgagTTATAATAATATAGCAATGACATATTGGCATTGTCTCAGACTCTCAGCAAAGAGAGAGCAGAATACTATAGAATGATGTGTAGGAGCAATCATATTCTCTCTAAACATGTAGGTGTCACTTGAACATATTCCAAAGGAAAAGTTCCCAGCAAATCTGTTTTCTGTGTCAAAGTACTAATCTACTGAACTCAGATGGAAAAGTCTTCCTATAGAAACGAGggtgaaaaaagaaatgaaaagattagtttattttttatcgacaaatgttaattgttagttttttatcGGGAGGAAAGATCGAACCCacatttccttccttttcttctttcttaaccaTTCAACCAACTTTATATCTCTTAAATGAAAAGATTAGTGGTTACCTGGTGTAGGAATCAATGTGATTGGAGAAGAGACATGGATAAGAAAAATCCGGGAACCGGGAGAAACTGCATGATCAAGAGCCCATTTCACTGCATCCAAGTCATCTTTGCCAACAGCCACATAAAGATCATCAACTCTTCTATCTTTGTTGCTTATGCTCTTGCCATCTTCAACTATCTCTACAATTTCTGTTGTCAACGATTGTCTAGAATAGTGGCCATAGTCACCGCTTTCTTCACCAACACCCTCATCATTAACTCTGATTAAACCTTTGATTTCATCGAATGCTCCAGAAACTTCAGGAGTCACTATTTCTTGGGAGTTATAGCCGTAGGAATCTCTGCCATCAACAACATTTCTGTCACTTCTCTTGATATTCCCAAATGTCTGCGCAGTTTCTGACAACCATATTGATCTAGAATAGTAATCCTTTGCTTCTCTTGGGGTGCGATTCACATCTTCCATATCTCTGCTCCTTTGTTTCAACTTCCCTCACACATTACAAATGAGGGTAGGAATAGAAAGAGATTCTCTTTTGTCaattaagtatatatttttaggtgaaaaaaacTCTCTCGTCAATATTAGCAGCTCATTGGACATGTCATGAATCCATTCCGAccctttttgtcttttttttttgggcaACATTGTCTTTTGGCTATTTAGTTGTAACAATGTAGGCGTCTTGCTATAATCGCTATAACTTTGACCCCTTCATGATTAGTTTAGGAACATATCATCTTTACCTCTGGACCTCTAATTCTGAAAGGAAGGTTTTTGTGTCCTTGTATTTGAGAAATAATATAGCACAATTTCTAAGATGGTAATGATATCAATGGAATGTATGCATTACATTCTCTAAAGTATCATGATCACATGGATGCTTGGTTTATTGCCAAAAGACAGCAGCCAAATCAACCAGCTAATAGAAATTTCCGAAATGTTATTTGCAATGAAGAGACTAATATATACGGTAATACGTGGAATTGTTTTATGATCTTGCTAAGCAATGTAATAACCTTTCGTTGATGTCAATGCTAAAATCGCTGAACGTCTTAAGCTATCGTGTATCACATTTTAAGGATATATAATAATGACATTGTTTACTTAAGGTGTTAACATTCCAACAACGACTCTTGGCACATCATATGAAATAACAATCATTTGGATGTACTAGAAAAGACCATTATCTTACTCCGATGAGATGCAATAAATTTGGAATATTGTAAATATGTAGTCCTAACTTTAACAGTAtgcttgattaaaaaaaagtataaaaaatgattttatactaATTGTTTGCACCTATGACATCTAAAAGTGTTTGCACCGAAAAACTCCTTCTATGGGCAGTATCACAATTTTCCAGACTACATGGCCAGCACTCAGTCTTTCAAGGCCAAATTGAGGTCTCATGGTGCTCCAAAGCAAACGCCCCGATCCAAGGCCAAAGAAGAGGCTTACCCTCAACGAGATGATGAAGTCTAGGAACAGTTTAAGTGGGGGTAGAATGCTAAGGTCTTGCTCACAGATTCAAGAAGCTATTAATTTTAAGAATGCTGTGATGAGTAAGCTTCAAGagtatttaattataagattttgatcaataatttcattttttatttcactgGTAAGTAATTTCATAGTTGATTAAAAACATTAAGATTTCATAAATTatactaaattaaatattgaataatatAAGTTGTGTACGTCTAAAACCTTAGAGTTTTTGTCACGGCTTTGCacttaaaaaagataaagataatggaTGCAAGTAAGGAGATATAGGTACCCAACAAGTAAAGAAATGGAAATTGGAGTTATTACGTGCAAAAATTACTGGTcggatagtttttttttctttccaaatgcgagtacaaaaataaatactatGGTACTTTATTCaaacctttttcattttctttccagcTTATTTTAGGTATTACAAATTtgtgataaattataaatagaagATCAATGTGAACCAAACAGAAATAAATAGaacataatgaaaaaaatagaaataaatagaAGATCAATATATTAGATTAATTTTGATTACTAGATATACCACGGTACAAAAAGTGTATcagaaattacaaaaataaaataagttaaaaaaatatatgattacaATGTAATAGGAGTGTTGATTAGTTAGGTTATTCATTGGTTTGATTCAACTAACTTGATCATATGAATCAAACCACTTaagttgttgattttttttaatcattttgacCCGAACTAAATcaataaaacttaatttatgTTGGTTTGAGTATTAGGTTTACTCCTAAAAAAAGAGTATAATTAAGGCTTATGTTTTACAACTTGACACTCGCGATTTCacttctttattattaatttttcctttaccgatttatcttttattttttattctgtaCAAACTCTAAAACtagattttaaatattattaattttttctggATTAAATCTGGATTGTTCCAAGTactaaaaaaatgtagaaatcagatttttttaaaaaatgttttttaaattttttattaaaatattagagTCAATAGACTTGAATCCAACCTACCTATTCTTAATCATGTTGGTTTAATTCAATTTTGACGAAAATAATTGTCACaatcaaactaattaattttgattagtttctatttctattctcacttaaaagttaaaattgaaccaaacacacaaaacatgtaaacattttaaaatgtagTCCATTTGTCAAGTTACAAAGTATTGGCTTAGATTGTTTTACGCAtaccaataaataaatgaagaataataattttataaaattaatcttatcattattaattcattttttatttttatagtccatatcaataatattataaggaatataagtcaaaaaaataactaatcttatataaataactaaaaagacaacttttggaaatattttgtttagacCACGATTGTTATAGAACAGAGAAAAgtaatatatgaaattaattttattatgagtcataaatttcaaataaagaagagaatgaatattttttaataagtatgAGTTATTGtaagtataataaatattatattaatatggaTACACCTCCAATACAAATATCACA
This genomic interval from Glycine max cultivar Williams 82 chromosome 5, Glycine_max_v4.0, whole genome shotgun sequence contains the following:
- the LOC102668724 gene encoding U-box domain-containing protein 33: MEDVNRTPREAKDYYSRSIWLSETAQTFGNIKRSDRNVVDGRDSYGYNSQEIVTPEVSGAFDEIKGLIRVNDEGVGEESGDYGHYSRQSLTTEIVEIVEDGKSISNKDRRVDDLYVAVGKDDLDAVKWALDHAVSPGSRIFLIHVSSPITLIPTPVGKFERSKLTQQQVGIYVNEVNNKRKDLLQKYIQMSNEAKVTAETLLLESNDTEKAILDLISILNITNIVIGIKKLPYTRRKNKLSKGEFVKKHAPSSCEVTLVYNGEVLVSDPYMDGLVSYGLASQNKSHSKNNFFQCMCFSGWVREDNGSC